The nucleotide sequence AGATTGAGTTGGAAGACAACGCACCATTCTACGGTATTGGTGCGGACTTCATGGTTAACGAGAACTTCTCTATTGGCGCGGAATACCTTGTCCACAGCTTTGAAGACATGGAAGGCAGCGACACAGACTTCGATCTGAACACAGCAATGCTGCGCGTTTCCTATCACTTCTGATAAGAGAGACTGACCGCGCAAAACGGCGCGGTCAGTTCAACGCGTCAAGTAAGTGCTTTTCGAAGAAAAGCTCGAAAGAGCCCTGGCGATTGGTGCGCATCTCCAGTTGGACCTGTCACGTTTTTGTGCCGCTCCAAATACTCAATTAGACCACTCTCTATTCAAAGATGATGGGGCTTTTCTAGTCGAGTGCTGAGTGCCTTCGCCTCGGATTGCAGAAGCCTTTGAGGTACTGGAAGATGGCCAGTTCGGCCTCCCTGCGCGTTTGCCAAGACCGCCGCCAGATCAGCGCTGCTTTGATCGTTTTGAGGAATGCTTCGACGGCAGAGTTGTCGTAGTAATTGCCTTTGCTTCTCATCGATACCAGGCACCCATACTGGTGCAGGAGCTTCGGATAGTCGTGAGAACAGTATTGGCTGCCACAATCCGTGTGGTGAATGCATCATTTGGGCGGTTGCCGAGCGCGAGCCCGGATCGCCAGATCGCGCTTCGTCCGGTCAGGTACGGACTATCCGACCACATATCGGGAGTGAAGGTCGAGAATGACAGCCAGATACAGCCAACCTTCGCGAGGTCAGGCATAGCGGATGTCGACCGCCCATTTCTGGTTTTGCTGATCCGCTGCGAAGTCCCAGTTCAGCGGGTGCGGCGGGATATTGAACGCATGGCTGCTATCGGCCGCAACCTTGTATTTCTGTGATCATTCAACACAGATGCAATTCTCGGGCATCAACCGACCAACACGACGGAGCCGGACCTGCAAACCCAGTTCCTTCTGTCCTTTTGTCACCCGCCGACGGCCATAGCCGCCGAGGCCAAGACGATATTGTTCCTTGATATGCGTGAGGACCACCATGCCGCCATTGATCAAGCCCTTGGAAAACACGGCGTCGCACCCAAGCTTCCTCTGGACAGGTGTCACCCCTTCCCTAAAGTGGCGACATGACGGCATTTGAGATACCTCAATTCCGCGCGCCTGCCCCGCGTGGGCTATGCACTGACTGCGGCGTCTCACGGATGACCGACCCATCCGCCTGCGGCAAAGCCTGCCAGTTCATCAAACCAAACTACCCTTCATCAGAAACAACGGTGCATGGGCGCGCCGCGCAGGCTACTGGCGATGAGCAGTTCTTTGGCGTCATCCAGACCATGTACCGCGCCGCTCTCACATCCGCACGCGCCGGCGCGCAATGGACTGGCCTCACGACCCGTTTTGCCGAAAAACTGCTGGAAACCGGCGCTGTCGATGCCGTCCTCACGATGGTGCCTGACGAAACCGACAAATGGCGCCCGCGCCCTGCCCTTATCACCGATCCGGCCGACATGCAGTACGCCCGCGGGATGCGGATGGGCTATGCCCCGCTGCTTGCCTTGTTGGAACCGGCCCTCACCGCAGGCCATCGCAAAATCGCCGTCATCGGCATCCCCTGCCAGATCTACGCCCTGCGCGCGATGGAGGCTAACCTTGGGTTCGACCGTATTTATGTCATCGGCACCCCGTGCTCTGACAATACAACAACCGAGAATTTCCACAGCTTCCTCGCCCGGCTGACCAATGCGCCTGAAACTGTCACCTACCTCGAATTCCGCGCCGACTATCATGTCGAACTGCGATTCACCGATGGCAGCCAGCGGCTGATCCCCTTTCTCAAACTGCCGCTTTCCGAGTTGTCTTCTGATTTCTTTCCAACCACCTGCCGTACCTGCGTGGACTATACCAACAGGCTCGCCGATATCACTGTCGGCTATATGGCCGGTGAAGGCGATCAATGGCTGATTGTGCGCAATGACCGGGGGGCTGAAATGCTCAAGAGCCTTGGTGATGAGGTGACGCTCGCCCCCCGGATCAAGAGGCAAACGTGCTGGCTCTGTCAAAGGTTTCATCGAAAACACCCGACTGGCGGCTGGCGGCTTACCTTTGCGCCGGATGCCGGATTGGCTGCGGGGGATCATGGGCTGGCTGATGCCCCGGATTGGCCCTCGTGGCCTCGAATTCGCCCGCGCGCGTGTCGAAATGAAAGCCGCCGAAACCATCCTGCACCTGCGGCGCGAAGAACCCGCCAAGATCAAGAACATGGTGCCAGAGCACGTCTGGAACCTCGCCGGGCCCTACGGGCTAACACCCAAACCGGGTGAGCAAGTCACGGACGATCAATCAGCCTGAAATGCACCGACGACAAGGATACTATCATTTGGGTCATCAATCACGATGACGCCACCCAGCTCATCCGCTTGCGGGCCAAAGAACGTGCCCGTCGTTGATGAAAGCGTACCTGCACCCCCCAAACGGGCAAAGTCACCAGTTCCGCTGATGGTGCCCGTCCCAAAACTGAAGTTATCGCCGCTTACAGCTCCATCGCTCAAAACAATGGAACCGGCACCAGAAAGGTATCCCGTACTCGCACTTTCAACACTAAAATTATAAAGCGTGCCCGCAATGCCGCCACCGCCACCCCAATTCACCGTAAATGCGGCGTCACCAGTCAAAACCAAAGTATCCGTTTCAAAAGCGGCCGTTACATTCACCCAGCCCTCATTGTAGTGAGTAACACTCCCGCTCGCAGGCAGATCACCCGCCGGAACGGTCAGGCCAACAACGCCAAAGACGTTACCATCGCTGATCTGGACAACCCGAGAAAACTCTCCATTCACTGGATTGCTGAATATAGCGGCGTCATCAAAATCCGCCCCATCCAGCGCGCCAGTGGTGATCGCGCCGGTCTCACCTTGAAAAGTCACACTACGCCGCGCGCCGAAGGTGTCACCCTCAAGTACAACATATGTCGCATCAAAAACGCAAGCTGCGGTTCGGTCAGACAATGCAGGTGTGCCAACACCAGGGGGCGTCTCTACCGCCGGTGCACCACTGCTATTGCTGCCACTGCCTGCGCCGCCCGCAACGCATGCCGCAATCCCACAACTGGCCATGCTTAAGCGCATGACCCACGCAACACAGATTTGATCATGATGCGAAATCCGATTCTGTGACAATGGCGCCTTCGATCGTCAGGTCGAAATTGACGCCCGCCGCATTGAAAGCAAAAAAGCTATCGGTGCCATTGTCGGTCAACACGCCCTGAGCGATATTGAAGCCTTGCAAGTCGATAGCATCCAAACCAATCTCAAAATCCAGAATCCGGTTGTCACCGCCGGATCGACTAAAGACAAAGGTATCCGCGCCACCGCCACCTTCCAGCACATCATTGCCTGACCCTGCGATCAACCGGTCATCGCCCGTAACGAAACTACCACTCGGGTCACCACGCAAAACATCATTGCCAGAGCCGCCGTCCAACCTGTCGTCACCGATACCGCCAATTAGCGTATCATTGCCAGAATTGCCTGCCGCATCCAGCGAACCGCCACCCCCAACGATTTTGTCGGCGCCATGACCACCTGCGATATTGTTGCTGCCACGGGTGTCAACCAACAGGTCATTTCCACCGTTCCCAAAAAGATCGTCGTTTCCCGCGCCGCCAAAGATGCTATCGCCAAGGTCACTGCCATTGATGACATCATCGCCGCCTTTGGCGAAAATGATCTGCGCCGTATTCACCTTTGTGAAATCGGCACTGTCGGCGGCATCACGCCATGCGCGCGCGCCATAAAGGGTGCCAATGCCTGCAACATCACCGCCCTGCAGTGCGTCTGTCGACAAGAATGGATTCATGTTCTGCAGGGTGCCGCCATTGAATGTATTCGGTACGTGCCCCATCCCCAATGCATGCCCAATTTCGTGCAATGCCACGGCGAAAAAGTCGATGCTGCCGCCGGTGAGTGACCAACTCTCGGCAGTGTCAAAGACAATTTCGACCTCATCGAACAAATAGGAATCGTTCCCCCTGACAGGATCAGTCAGCGAATTGAACGTCATAAAGCCCAGTACCCCCGATGGCGATCCAAGATTGGAATGGACATTTGAACCACCGGTTGAAATATCAATCATGCCACGCCCGGATGTGACCTCTTTGAACATGACGTTCGCAACTGATGACCACGTCAGAAACGCCAATTCGATGGCCCTGTCAAAGGCCGCGAGTGCCGCACCGGACAACCCGTTGATCCCGGTCAAGTTCATTGAGTAGGTCACTGTCCCGCCGGACGCGCCGATGCGATCAACACCCCACTTCATCGCCTCAACTTGCCCATCGTTAAATGGGTCAATAAACGCAAAAGGCGCATCGGGCGTGCCCTGCGTCATCCGTTGCGGGTTTTCTACACTGTCGCCCGTCTCGCCGACTGCAGCGTTGCAGTATGAAACTCCACACATCACGCACATGGCTCTATGTCCCGTCACATTTGGCCCGTAAAGGGACCGCCCGTTTCAACCATTGGCCAAATCAGTATTCAGCCATATCTGTGTCAAAGCAGTTTGTCTGGAACGAAACGCACATGCGTCGGTCCCAAATCCGCTGGATCACAGATATGGCCTGCAAAGCCTTAAGAAATTCTTCAAACAGGCAGCGCCGTTGTTTGCCGCACCGTACGTAAAGCAAACGATGACTGCATCTGCGCCACCCCTGGCAAGGTCGCCAGATAGCGGCGGTGAATACGGGCAAAGTCTTCGGTGTCCCCTGCAACCACTTTCAGCAGGTAATCAGCCGTACCCGCCATCAAGTGACATTCCAGAACATCCGGCACCCGTGCGACGGCCTTTTCAAAGGCATCCAACACCTCATCAGCCTGCCCACTAAGCGTAATCTCAACAAAGACCGTTGTTGGACGACCCACCTTGCGCGGATCCAGAAGGGCAACGTAGTCGCGAATAAACCCCTCCTTTTCCAACCGCTGCACGCGCCGATGACAGGCTGAGGCAGACAGGTTCGCCAAATCCGAAAGTTCCGCGTTCGACATACGGCCTTTCTTCTGCAAAACCGTGAGGATTCGGCGATCAATACTGTCGAGTTTCATTTTCCGCACGATCCTTCGATAAATTTGGCATATCAGACAAGTTCTTACCAGAGTTACCGCAAACATCCAAGAAAAAGCCCGGTGAAATTGCAGACGGGCAGATGAATAGTCCGCCCAGATTATAGGGAGGAACGGGTCATGCATATCGGATGCCCAACAGAGATCAAACCACAGGAATTCCGCGTCGGCCTGACACCAAATGCCGCGCGCGAAGCCGCCAACCACGGCCACAAAGTTACCGTCCAATCAGGCGCAGGCAATGGCGCCGGGTTTACGGATGCAGACTACATTGATGCTGGTGCAGCTATCGTTGAAACTGCGGCAGAGGTCTTTGAAACGACCGAAATGATTGTAAAAGTGAAAGAGCCTCAGGCGATCGAACGCAAGATGCTGCGCGAAGGTCAGATTTTGTTCACCTATCTGCACCTTGCCCCAGACCCAGAGCAGACCAAGGATCTGATGGCATCAGGTGCCACCTGTATCGCCTATGAGACCGTGACGGACGACCGTGGCGGACTGCCACTGCTGGCACCTATGTCTGAGGTCGCCGGGCGTCTGGCGCCTCAAGTTGGTGCTTGGACGTTGCAGAAGGCGAACGGTGGACGCGGCGTTCTGATGGGCGGCGTGCCTGGTGTGGGACCTGCGCGCGTTGTGGTCATCGGTGGCGGCGTCGTCGGCACACATGCTGCGCGCATTGCCGCCGGTATGGGCGCAGATGTGACGGTGCTCGACCGGTCCTTGCCGCGTCTGCGCTATCTTGATGATACCTTTGGCGGACAGTTCAAGAACAGCTACGCCAGTGCTGGCAACACGATTGAGTTGGCGCGCGAAGCGGACATGATTATCGGTGCGGTTCTGATCCCCGGTGCGGCCGCGCCCAAACTGATCTCGCGGGCACAATTGGCCGAATTGAAACCCGGTGCCGCGCTGGTGGATGTCGCCATCGACCAAGGCGGCTGTTTTGAAACCTCGAAAGCTACGACCCATGAAGACCCGATCTACGACGTCGATGGGATCATGCATTATTGCGTCGCCAACATGCCGGGAGCTGTGGCGCGGACGTCAACGATCGCACTCGGAAACGCCACGATGCCCTTCATGCTGTCTTTGGCCGACAAAGGCTGGCGACAAGCTTGCGAGGATGATCCTCACTTGTTGAACGGACTGAATGTGCACGCGGGCAAACTGACCTACTACGCCGTGGGCAAAGCGTTGGGCATTGACGTTTTGTCACCTGCGCTGGCCCTGAAGGAATAGGACACACACTCACGAAACCGGTGCGGCCGATTCTCCTCATCCGCCGCACCGGATGATGTGGACACATAAACAACCTCGAACCGGCGGGGTAATTGTGGCGATCAGCAAGCTATTTTGTGGCAATGGCATGAATTGCAAAACTTGCACTATACTTTAGGTAAGTATTTGACGTTTAACCATGATTTCACCGGAAATCTCACTCAATTACGCTATGTAATCAACTAGCGTGAGTAACAATGAGTAACAGATTTTCTAGCACTATCCGTACCGCTATTTCTTTCACCGCTTTCGCAATAGCAGCAACAGGAGCATCTGCTCAGGGCCTTAACATTGAGTCAGATGGCGCAGACCGCATCAGGTTGGCCGGACAGCTCCCCACGTTCACGCAGCAAGTCGCCGCAGCGTCTTGCGCCGTCACATCTGGTGTTGACGTCGAAGAGGCATATGATGTGCTAGAACGTGCGACAGAGCAATTCGACAGATACATCGTTGCCCTCAGAGATGGCGATGAAGAACTTCACATCCTTCGTCCAGAGGATAACCGGCGCATTCTCGTAGATATAGAGCATGTTATGGCCGAATGGATGGAAATCCATGGAGCCATTGATGCCATACTGGTTGACGGGCATGACGTAGAAAGTGCGCATCACATCGATGATCACAATCTCAAGCTTCTTGAGCTCACATCAATCTTGGCCGCTGACATTTCTGGTAAGTATGCCGTCCCATTTGAAATTTCGGCTCGCGATGTCATGCTGCTGGAATTGGCAGGTCGCCAACTCATGCTGACACAGAAGATGGCTAAGGATGCATGCGAGATATGGACAGGATATCATGCCGCTGATGCAAAAGACGACCTGCGTGTGACCATGGCTTATTTTGAGAACTCCTTGGTTGCATTGCACTCTGGGTTGCCAGCCCTAGGGATAATACCTGCACCAAATGATGTGATCCGCGCTGATCTGGAAGCCTTGCTCAATAGATGGTCCATCCTAAAGCCAAATCTTCAGACATTGGTTGAGGGCGGTGAATTGAATGAAGACCAAAAGTATGAAGTATTCCACGACCTAGAGATCGAACTTGCTGAGCTGGAGCATCTACTTGTCGACTATAAGGAATACGCAGAGCGCGCGCACTAGGGTAAGTTTTTCAAGCCAATCGGTCGCTTTAACGTCCAACCTGAGCGAATGAGCAGCGCTCAGTTCTGGTACAGTTTTCAAGCGGTATAGCTCCATTGCAAATGCCCGGGCAAATGACAG is from Yoonia sp. GPGPB17 and encodes:
- a CDS encoding Coenzyme F420 hydrogenase/dehydrogenase, beta subunit C-terminal domain — translated: MTDPSACGKACQFIKPNYPSSETTVHGRAAQATGDEQFFGVIQTMYRAALTSARAGAQWTGLTTRFAEKLLETGAVDAVLTMVPDETDKWRPRPALITDPADMQYARGMRMGYAPLLALLEPALTAGHRKIAVIGIPCQIYALRAMEANLGFDRIYVIGTPCSDNTTTENFHSFLARLTNAPETVTYLEFRADYHVELRFTDGSQRLIPFLKLPLSELSSDFFPTTCRTCVDYTNRLADITVGYMAGEGDQWLIVRNDRGAEMLKSLGDEVTLAPRIKRQTCWLCQRFHRKHPTGGWRLTFAPDAGLAAGDHGLADAPDWPSWPRIRPRACRNESRRNHPAPAARRTRQDQEHGARARLEPRRALRANTQTG
- a CDS encoding transferrin-binding protein-like solute binding protein; the protein is MRLSMASCGIAACVAGGAGSGSNSSGAPAVETPPGVGTPALSDRTAACVFDATYVVLEGDTFGARRSVTFQGETGAITTGALDGADFDDAAIFSNPVNGEFSRVVQISDGNVFGVVGLTVPAGDLPASGSVTHYNEGWVNVTAAFETDTLVLTGDAAFTVNWGGGGGIAGTLYNFSVESASTGYLSGAGSIVLSDGAVSGDNFSFGTGTISGTGDFARLGGAGTLSSTTGTFFGPQADELGGVIVIDDPNDSILVVGAFQAD
- a CDS encoding matrixin family metalloprotease, translating into MCGVSYCNAAVGETGDSVENPQRMTQGTPDAPFAFIDPFNDGQVEAMKWGVDRIGASGGTVTYSMNLTGINGLSGAALAAFDRAIELAFLTWSSVANVMFKEVTSGRGMIDISTGGSNVHSNLGSPSGVLGFMTFNSLTDPVRGNDSYLFDEVEIVFDTAESWSLTGGSIDFFAVALHEIGHALGMGHVPNTFNGGTLQNMNPFLSTDALQGGDVAGIGTLYGARAWRDAADSADFTKVNTAQIIFAKGGDDVINGSDLGDSIFGGAGNDDLFGNGGNDLLVDTRGSNNIAGGHGADKIVGGGGSLDAAGNSGNDTLIGGIGDDRLDGGSGNDVLRGDPSGSFVTGDDRLIAGSGNDVLEGGGGADTFVFSRSGGDNRILDFEIGLDAIDLQGFNIAQGVLTDNGTDSFFAFNAAGVNFDLTIEGAIVTESDFAS
- a CDS encoding Lrp/AsnC family transcriptional regulator encodes the protein MKLDSIDRRILTVLQKKGRMSNAELSDLANLSASACHRRVQRLEKEGFIRDYVALLDPRKVGRPTTVFVEITLSGQADEVLDAFEKAVARVPDVLECHLMAGTADYLLKVVAGDTEDFARIHRRYLATLPGVAQMQSSFALRTVRQTTALPV
- the ald gene encoding alanine dehydrogenase → MHIGCPTEIKPQEFRVGLTPNAAREAANHGHKVTVQSGAGNGAGFTDADYIDAGAAIVETAAEVFETTEMIVKVKEPQAIERKMLREGQILFTYLHLAPDPEQTKDLMASGATCIAYETVTDDRGGLPLLAPMSEVAGRLAPQVGAWTLQKANGGRGVLMGGVPGVGPARVVVIGGGVVGTHAARIAAGMGADVTVLDRSLPRLRYLDDTFGGQFKNSYASAGNTIELAREADMIIGAVLIPGAAAPKLISRAQLAELKPGAALVDVAIDQGGCFETSKATTHEDPIYDVDGIMHYCVANMPGAVARTSTIALGNATMPFMLSLADKGWRQACEDDPHLLNGLNVHAGKLTYYAVGKALGIDVLSPALALKE
- a CDS encoding type IV pili methyl-accepting chemotaxis transducer N-terminal domain-containing protein is translated as MSNRFSSTIRTAISFTAFAIAATGASAQGLNIESDGADRIRLAGQLPTFTQQVAAASCAVTSGVDVEEAYDVLERATEQFDRYIVALRDGDEELHILRPEDNRRILVDIEHVMAEWMEIHGAIDAILVDGHDVESAHHIDDHNLKLLELTSILAADISGKYAVPFEISARDVMLLELAGRQLMLTQKMAKDACEIWTGYHAADAKDDLRVTMAYFENSLVALHSGLPALGIIPAPNDVIRADLEALLNRWSILKPNLQTLVEGGELNEDQKYEVFHDLEIELAELEHLLVDYKEYAERAH